A DNA window from Mytilus edulis chromosome 14, xbMytEdul2.2, whole genome shotgun sequence contains the following coding sequences:
- the LOC139502644 gene encoding heat shock 70 kDa protein 12B-like, protein MASESVATLRAGGNWLVVTGIDLGTTYSGYAFSFRSDFEMDPLKITSNDWSKDGVHRPEVKAPTVILLNKDQSFNSFGYRAQKIYGDLLDEPEDASQYYFIQNFKMQLYDKTDISLEMTIEDVCGKQVPAIIVFTEAIRFLKNHCLGVFNERDLKFTINDIFFVITVPAIWTDAAKQFMREASERAGIENSQMILAYEPEAAALYCSLLPADQGIAKFFQENRKIMIVDLGGGTVDITVVKVIKKIDKLTYFEHVHKVEGGAWGGYHVNTQYERFLEDLFGKEIIEEFKRSNMSNFIEMMNDFEVEKKTLSDELKKVGIKMSGELRSQYQFKHGKDIKKTLEEKFNDQIKVIGDKLKFDVEIFRSFFNECIQHIVNLIGKTCGFKGCEYPSAMILVGGFSDSNVVRKAIKGAFPAIKTVVSPVGAVLSVLKGSVVFGHDPTIVTGRVCCKTIGVALHRPYNPAIHVQEKTFTLGGKIRVADCFEKMFTVNEVVHLGQMKTIEVHDLLTDSQVQSRRKQPKSIEVYATQSDDPKYITDPGCVLLGRITVNPPGGNWPEVVEGYIEMKPGGTEITVRYRDKQTGLITEGQIDFI, encoded by the exons ATGGCATCAGAATCAGTCGCAACCCTTCGAGCTGGTGGAAACTGGTTAGTTGTCACTGGTATTGATCTTGGAACAACATATTCCGGATATGCATTTTCCTTTCGATCTGATTTTGAAATGGATCCGCTAAAAATAACATCTAATGATTGGTCTAAAGACGGAGTCCACAGACCAGAAGTTAAAGCGCCAACTGTGATTTTGTTAAACAAAGATCAATCGTTTAATTCATTTGGATATAGAGCACAAAAAATATATGGGGATCTTCTTGACGAACCAGAAGATGCTTCGCaatactattttattcaaaacttcaaaatgcaattATATGACAAGACG GACATAAGCTTAGAAATGACAATTGAAGATGTATGTGGAAAACAAGTTCCAGCAATTATTGTTTTCACGGAGGCTATAAGATTTCTAAAGAATCACTGTCTTGGAGTATTCAATGAACGCGATTTGAAATTCACAATAAACGACATATTCTTCGTTATAACTGTACCGGCGATATGGACAGATGCAGCAAAGCAATTCATGAGGGAAGCATCAGAAAGG gcAGGAATTGAAAACTCCCAGATGATCTTGGCATATGAACCAGAGGCCGCCGCTTTATATTGTAGCCTACTTCCTGCAGATCAGGGCATTGCCAAATTCTTTCAGGAAAACCGAAAAATTATGATAGTTGATTTAGGCG GAGGTACTGTGGATATAACGGTCGTCaaggttattaaaaaaattgataaactGACGTATTTTGAGCATGTCCATAAAGTAGAAGGTGGCGCATGGGGCGGTTATCACGTCAACACACAATACGAACGCTTTCTTGAAGATTTATTTGGAAAAGAAATCATAGAGGAATTTAAGAGATCGAATATGTCAAATTTTATTGAAATGATGAATGACTTCGAGGTTGAAAAGAAAACTCTGTCTGACGAACTAAAAAAAGTCGGAATCAAAATGAGTGGGGAACTTAGAAGTCAATATCAATTTAAACATGGTAAAGATATTAAGAAAACACTCGAAGAAAAGTTCAACGATCAAATTAAGGTTATTGGCGACAAGTTGAAATTTGATGTGGAGATTTTTAGATCGTTTTTTAATGAATGTATACAACATATTGTCAATCTGATTGGTAAAACGTGTGGTTTTAAGGGTTGTGAATATCCGTCGGCTATGATTTTGGTCGGAGGATTTTCTGATTCAAATGTTGTCCGTAAAGCAATAAAGGGGGCTTTTCCAGCTATCAAAACAGTTGTGTCCCCAGTTGGGGCAGTCTTGTCGGTCCTGAAAGGCTCTGTTGTTTTTGGACACGATCCAACAATTGTTACTGGTCGGGTGTGTTGCAAAACTATAGGCGTAGCTCTTCACAGGCCATATAATCCTGCAATACACGTGCAAGAGAAAACATTCACACTTGGTGGTAAAATACGCGTTGCTGACTGTTTTGAAAAGATGTTTACCGTAAATGAAGTTGTACACCTAGGTCAAATGAAAACAATAGAGGTGCATGATTTACTTACTGATTCACAAGTGCAAAGTCGCCGAAAGCAACCAAAATCCATTGAAGTATATGCAACACAATCAGATGATCCTAAATACATAACAGATCCAGGGTGTGTACTTTTAGGAAGAATCACTGTAAATCCGCCTGGGGGTAACTGGCCGGAAGTTGTTGAAGGTTATATAGAAATGAAACCAGGTGGAACGGAGATCACTGTAAGATATCGTGACAAACAAACTGGTCTTATAACCGAGGgtcaaattgattttatttga